One genomic segment of Mesoterricola silvestris includes these proteins:
- a CDS encoding nitroreductase family protein: MTDFFDAVDSRRSIRAFLPDPVPAEVLDRCLDAALKAPSTSNLQPWRFVLLQSPEARAGAVKVCLGQAPAASAPLLVALVCAPDSWRRNRDEVVRILAARGDLRKGLDTYYNRLIPLVYLHGPLNLLGWWKPAATWLTSFFRPFPTLLTRTGVRVGAQKTTALAAATFMLALRAEGFDSCPMEGFDNRRAAKLLGLKGEEEVCMFLAVGKRAPDGIRFERALLPRDWTVQTI, from the coding sequence TTGACCGATTTCTTCGATGCCGTTGATTCCCGGAGATCCATCCGGGCCTTCCTGCCCGATCCCGTTCCCGCGGAGGTGCTGGACCGCTGCCTGGATGCCGCCCTGAAGGCCCCCAGCACCAGCAACCTCCAGCCCTGGCGCTTCGTCCTCCTGCAGAGCCCGGAGGCCAGGGCAGGGGCCGTGAAGGTGTGCCTGGGGCAGGCCCCCGCGGCCTCCGCCCCGCTCCTGGTGGCGCTGGTGTGCGCCCCGGACTCCTGGCGCCGGAACCGCGACGAGGTTGTGCGGATCCTCGCGGCCCGCGGGGACCTCCGTAAGGGGCTGGACACCTACTACAACCGCCTGATCCCGTTGGTCTACCTTCACGGCCCCCTAAACCTGCTGGGGTGGTGGAAGCCCGCCGCGACATGGCTGACAAGCTTCTTCCGGCCGTTCCCGACGCTCCTGACCCGCACCGGCGTCAGGGTCGGCGCCCAGAAGACCACCGCCCTGGCCGCCGCCACCTTCATGCTGGCCCTGCGCGCCGAAGGCTTCGATTCCTGCCCCATGGAAGGCTTCGACAACCGCCGCGCTGCGAAGTTGTTGGGATTGAAGGGCGAGGAGGAGGTCTGCATGTTCCTGGCAGTGGGAAAGCGCGCTCCGGACGGGATCCGCTTCGAGCGCGCTCTGCTGCCCCGGGACTGGACAGTTCAGACCATCTGA